The DNA window CTCACGTGTGATAAGCTGCCATCAAACTCGTAACCCTTTCATATCACATGTTGCTATGACGGTATTGTATGCATTAGTGTATGTGATCGTCTTCTTCTATGGAACCCTTATACCGCTGACTGCAAAACAATATCGTTACTTGACCCGAATAACACTTTTCCTGCCGAGGTTTGGGAAGCTTTCGGGTTCGGGTATGATTCTTCTACTGATGGCTACAAGGTTGTAAGAGTTCCTTCTTGGGCATTTTATCGATCATTTTATCGAGCTGTAAGCAGAAACCGTAGTGTCTATGTGATGAGTCTCAAGTCAAATTTATGGAGAAAATTAGATATTGAGTTTTCATATTTTGTGTCTGAACGCGCACAGGCAATCTCTACTAGTGGAAGCTTGTACTGGTTTGCCCTAATTCCTCGTATGGCTGATAATTAGATTCGATTTGGAAACTGAAATATTCGAAGAATTGTCGATGCCTCCTAACCTCCAGGTAGAAGCAACACAGTTTATGAATGCAACTGCCAAGTTGGTAATTTTAGAAGGTTGTATTTCTTCATCGAGTCTCGATGCAAGTAAATTGTTTTTTGACGTTTGGATGTTCAAGGGAGAAATATGGATCAAGTTTATGAGTTTTCCGATGAGAATTTACCACGGATCTAACCATATTTATAGTTTGAGGCCGCTGTTTACCGACCATGGCGCTCTCGTGATGCATGCTATATTATTTAACAATGAATTTATGAAATTTGGTGGAGATGTActtcttatcttttttttttgccaaagataacaatatataaatatataaatatatatatatatatatatatatatatatatatatatatatatatatatatatatatatatatatatatatatatatatatatatatatatataagaatgaTCATCCCCTGAAGGAAATGAACCATTCTTTATACAACTAATAAAATGTGGACTTTGTAGCTACTATATGAGCCATCCAAATACACATtcgtttaataaattaaaataaaccaaagtttaaataatttattaaacaaacgGTAGAGCTATAAAATAAACTGacaatattaaaatgaataagATACGTACCTGTGGGCGGAGCGGGgtaaaaataggtgtctacagtacCATTAGTAAAAACGATATGATAATAATAGTATCTTGTGAGTTTATTGCAACACGTCTAGTATAATTatgaatttgattaattagttaTATCTAATAATTTTCATTAGGCTTATCAATGCTTTAAATGAGAATGGGAATCCAGTGAagcacaaaacaaaaacaaaaaacttaaACAGAATCATATAAACAATTGCTGACGTTTTCACCACTTAGCGGTTACCAATGAAGTTTTTGATGTACTTCTTATCTATCATCCAAAAGAAGGCATTTATAAAGATATTCGATTTCCTAGTCCACGCGATTCGTATTCAAATGAAGTTTATCTAGTTTTTCCTAGTCTACTTGCAGTCTGATAACAGGTATTTTTAatgttaaacttttttttaatcatttaggGAGAAAAGATATCATTTTCGTGGAAGGATTTGATCTAACGACGACCTTATGATACCACTCCCAGATGCTCATCCCCCGTTCACATTCCCCTATCGGCAGATTCTGCTTGCAATTCATCTacggccatgtttggttcatagaATGGAATAATatggaatggaatagctatttcaTAAGGAATGGAATAaccattctttagtttttgagagtAGTACTTAtttcacaaaatcatggaataacaATTCCGTGGAATACCAATTCCGTGAACCAAAGCAAAGAATTttcattctatacggaatagctattccattccgcacctattacatgaaccaaacatggcctacgAAGTTCAAGAAATATTAGACCATGGCTTATATGTTGCTTTGTATCGGATGGCCTTTTATAGAGATTGACTCATTGctatttctttattttgttcTACTATTAAGCTCTTTACTACTCCTGTTAGCTCTCATTGTACaatattatttaatgaataGATATGCagttatagatatagattatcATTTTGCAACAGTATTATCGTTATTCTTATTCATTGCCCATTCTTTGGATCCGATTCaacttaaatatataatttaaaacaaaaataaaaacttgtTACCAGACTTAAAGTGAAAGTAGACTAGGAAAATTAAGATAAACTTCATTGGGACGTGGATCGGGTCCGCCAGGAAATCGAAATTTTGTATAAATGTTTTCTTTTGGATGATAGATAACAAGTAAATCTCCCCATATATCCATACGACGATGGCGATTGTTAAATAATATAGCATGCATCACGAGGGCACCATTGTCGGTAAAGAGCGGCCTCAAACTAAAAATATGATTAGGTCCCTTGTGAATGCTTATTGGAAAACTCATAAACTTGATCCAAATTTCTCCCTGGAGCATCCAGATGCCGAAATTATTTTTACTCGCGTCGAGACTGGATGAAGAAATACAACCTTGTAAAATTCCCAATTTGGTAGCTTCTTTCAAAAAGCGTGCTTCTTGTACATGGAGGTTGGGAGGCATCGGGAATTCTCTGAATACCTCCGTTTCCAAATCGAATCTAATTAACACAATTTTATTAGCCATATGAGGAATTCGGGCAAACCAGTACAAGTTTCCACCGGTAGAGATTGCTTGTCCACGTTCAGGCACCGCATACGGACACTCAATATCTAATTTTCTCCATAAATTTGACTTGAGACTCATCACATAGACACTAGGGTTCCTGCAGACTTGAGAGTCATCACAAGAAGGAACTCTTACAACCTTGTAATCATCAGTAGAAGAGTCATATCCGAACCCGAAAGCTTCCCAAATCTTGGCAGGAAAAGTGTTATCGGGATCAGGTAATGGTAATGTTTTGCAGTCACCCATGTAAAGGTTCCATAGAAGCAGACGATCACACACAGTAATACACATGACACCATCACAGCAACATGTGATCTGGAAGGGATCCCAGTTTGATGGCAGCTTATCGAACATGAGTTTAGACGATGACGATGAATCTATCTTTATTGCTCGTCCATTTTGTGGTGATAGTTTCATGATTGAGCCGTAATGCACCATGGTTATTGCAGGCGGGGGAAGTAGTGGTTCCGTTCCGTTTCTTTTGCTTTCGAGTTCATCCATAGTCTGAACCCAATTGCAGATTAAATTCCTTTTGCAGAGAAGATAACAGTTCATGGCGGGGTTGCGTTGGTGAATACGTGAATGGTCTCTGATGAATCGGGTGCTGCTGATAAGAGAATTCCATGGTTTAGAGACACACTTAAAACGAACAAGAGATTTTACATCTAGGTTTAACAAGATGGTATGAAGCAGATCATCACCAAAATATACTTCTTTGTCGTCAATTCCCTTGTGCTTCTTAACCAGCGTTGTGGCCATGGTTGACAAGAAGAACGATTTTTAGTTAATGTATTTGAGGTGACATTCGCCCTATTTATAGACTTTTaaaaacttttgtttttatgtttttaacttCTCCTGTTCGGAGATGGATTAATtctctcatttttatttaataaggACAACTAAAAAGATTCAATTAAATCCTAAATCGTAATGATTAACAATATAACTACTAGGGAGTGATCACCTCAAGTCCAAAATTCTCTCCATTTCTCTCAAATCCACTTACACCACCAATTGAATAAGATATACTATATATCTTTGTGCGCAACTACTTTCGTTTTAATAGAAATAAGTTAGGATAGTCAGTGGCgaagttaaaattttattcagGAGGCGGAATTTAATTTGACCAAAAAATATGTcgaaattttatataagttttgTTACGTCCTtcagtttaaaaatataaaaattattcaactattttaaaattaaaaagtttaattgttTGAATCCAtttatataattcataatttattaaatattaattcattataaacataaatttcaaaaaattgataaatagaaacactataaaaaataaaaaaatatgatttcaaattttaaataaaagtattgtggtaaaaatatcaaatgttttaaaagaagagaaaattatACGAAGCActtgaattttgaaattaatcTCAAAATTACGTTCTCCTTTATTAATTTGCAGCCAAAAGTTCTATTTGCATCAAAAACTTGGTCCATTCCTTTTTCTTTCATTTaacatgtgattttttttttcattttttttatcttttctatCTTGTGGcgatccaatttcatggatcgcaaCCGGCGATAGAATAtggtaccaaaacccgtagctaaccTCACgaaacatacaaacacataatcTGCAAAAAATCACtgttcgggggcaaccgagactccaacctaattcTAACAGttcataataataatagttaaataataattactcgGTCAACTCCGCGActccaacatggcataaataatAAATCCAGAGTTAACAATATAatgccaaaataataataaaaccagtcggaccaatccgataataaattagaataataaaaacttctagttactactgcagtgtaagaataaaatcagtttgacatctttattaaaaataaagaaaaaacctCCGAGGGAAATAATGAATCTAAAATCAGCTGACttgctcaaaataataaacctggaaataTTGGGTAAAAAAGGGGTTCAGATATACTGAAAtaagttcataccactatttacatttattaagtgaaaaacttttaaaacaataaaaaatattttatataagcATTACGATTAATAGTAGGAACCCTAAACCACAGTATtctaaatatgtatttttatccAAAGGCGTGATCTCGAGAGCTGAGTTACACCGAGTTATAACCGACCgcacttaatccataaccagagtctcGAGAGCTgagttacaccgagttactcaaCCGGGTCCCAAGAGTTAgactcacaccgagttaccctAATTCACAATATACTTTActcagatcattaccggtgcgcatgcagttctaatgatgcccattaggtagcatgttcaaATTAAGAGCCATAATgataaaaacagtttgaaatcggcattacttaataaagcggtaaatagtaaatataaactcactgcttgctatccccgtgataacctggcaagcaacctaatcCTGGTTTGCCTTCGAAGCACggacagtcgacgagtctaaacaaatataaataattattaaaacggacCCTATAACTctagaatactagacaccacataggaccagCACAATTTATAAATGGCTTAAATgaacaaaaaatcaccaactttcgtgtgtttttagtattaaatataatcttttaattttggcaaaaaagtacatgaacttttaaaaatttacaattaaagACACCGGCACCGTTTTAgatgtaaaacggcaccgttttataTCAAAACGACgttgttttggatgtaaaataacactattttcaaaaaaaacacatgtggtcttaattgcaaaaaattggaaagttcatattaaatatgtcaaaattaaaaaattatgttaaatactaaaaacatgtgaaagttggtaatttttggtgcatttaagcctttatAAATCAATGTATAGCCACACAGAGTAACACGATACTCAAATAAATTACAATGCCCAAAATAATACAATTCAAttgagttcttgttttaaaatccgtttcgaaaaatattatttaaataatgtttaaataataaattaaattaatttccaaataataggttagccgagttaccggtAACTATCAagttaacctcacatgtcgggcgacccaagtctaacccgacccaaacattttatcaaaaatataaaccacagtttataattctataataatacttttgataaaataataattaaatattaaaacaaaactcaatagcttaaaaacaaataaccaatagttaccgacaaatatttagaaaaaataagctaagaaaataatttaaaagaaaaattataatttagccaaattggcacgccaattcaataattctaaaaataataatcacccaagtaattataattatagtttataaaataaatatcgttttcggataataataatcaaaaaataatttaaaaatctttgattaatataatataagaaCTAATCAATAGCAATAGCAATCAAATGGAAATTTAACACATGATTATACCACTTAATCCCAAGCCCAAACAACACAGCAATTAATGAAAACCAAATAAATTTcagtaacaaaaacaaaatgaaaccaACCCAAAATTTGAGAATCAAACATTTCCGCCAACACTTAGATTAATAAACAATCAAAACTAAACCTATCCAAAATTTGAGAATCAAACATTTCCGCCAACACTTAGATTAATAAACAATCAAAACTAAACCTATTAATATGAACAATATGCAATACTGAAATTTATCCAACCAAGACATCATGAAAGTATAATCAATTAAGGAACCCAAAACTAACAGAAAAACGGTTACTTGGTCTCCAAACAATAACCAAACTCAAGCTCATAATATCATTAACAGTTCAACGGTAAAACATCAATGGCAGTCAAGGCAAAACTAATCTATTAAGAACCAAATACCTTCGATTAATAACCTTAGGAACAATATACAAAGACTAAGAATAAAGGAATTTTTGGcagcaaataataaaaattcggCAGAAACTTAATAAACAATAGTTAACAATAATCATTCAAAAACAATAAAACGACGGCGCTTAGTATGGAGATATAACTTACCGAATTACGATTTCAAACTTTAGAATCGAAAAGGATTGAGTTAGCTACGGCGGCAAACGAACGGAACTTGATTTGGTGCAAAAACAAAAGAGAACAGATCAAGAAAAGGAAGTGTCGATTATCGAACATAATTGGAAATTAAGAGATAAGAATTTACCGAATTAACAAGCAATTGGGGAGGAATTTGGACGTGAGAATTTAGTGTTGTTTGATAGAGAATGATGGCTAGGGTTTGTAGTGAGTGAGGGAAAGAAATTTGGGTTTAATCGGTTTTTGGAAGACCTATATATAATAGGAAAAGAGAGGACGCAGCAATGCGTGCTGCTAGTCTCCAATTCAAGAGAGACCTGCTGAAAATATTGCATGGGCCACCAACAAGGCCCATGCAAAGAGAAATATAACCTTGGGGCCAAACCAACCCAAACTCAAACCAAACCTGAAGCAAACCACGACCGTATCAGCGAACGACTCAAAACACTACCGGAAGCTCGACGGAGAAAGccacaaataaataaataaaaaaacgggatattacacatcttctatttcttcattctttatctttctttctcctcttctttacttttttttatctaatatctgacctaattttttttgtattaggTTTGGATCTGAGGTTGGCGGTAGCGGACAATGCATTTCCCAATGTCGTAGTGGTCGGAAAATTTGTCTAGAGAATTTTAAACCATAAATGTCATGCGAGTTGacttatttttcttcttcttcttttagtGGTAGTAGTAGGGATGGTGGTGGTGAACAGATTAACGATGTCTATAAGAGTGGTGGTGGTGGGAGAATGGAAACAAACAtagaaaaatatgaaaacaaaaattgattattatatGCTCTGGTTATTTTTTATGCGTTGTTATGTTTCTATATTATTTACAATAGAGAGAGAAGTTAGAGGGAGAAAGGAAGAGTAATGTGATTTCGATATATTTAAAGTAAACCAAAAGTATACAGAAAGTATGCATATGTAAACATGATCATATTAGAACTATAGTACTGTAcattaacatataaataaattatataaacaagAGAATGATTTATAACTTATAGCAGCTCTGATAACGACCATGGAGGCAGCAACTTCAATAACGACCACATCGACATTGGCTATAATAACGACAATGACGACATCAAAGACTTTTGGTATAAAAAATTTCTGAAGGAAGATGTTGCACATCAAGTAACTTGAGACTTTTGGTACACTATAGTATGAgtatggtggtggtggtggtggtggtggtggtggtggtggtggtgttcAAAAATGAAGGATTCAATGCTTTTATTCCAAtgagaagaaaaatgaaaataaaaatagaatgaaATAGAAACAAAAAATGATTATTGTATGCTCTGTTTTTGTTTACAAGTTGGGTTATGGTGACGAACGATGTCAGCAGGAAGAAGAGATGTTGCATGATGTGGACTTCGTGAACAACCATATCGACATTTGGAAGGCAGCATCGACGTGACAGTGGAGAAAGGGGAACTGAGCGCGCATAAAAGTAgatactttaaattttcttcaggtattttcttattttttgtatattttcttattttattattgtttattttgttCAAAACTGTGGTGTTTGGTTTATAAATCGATATAATTTTATTGCATGACCTTATTTTATATACCCTAAactgattttaaattattaatttactttttgtGATCCTTAAGTATATTTGACAGAAAATTacatatttggatttgtatacttcatgtaaactttttgcataagttttgtttttattaacaacatgttaaattatgttttaatactCTATATACCTATTGTATTTTTACATTATATCTGCCTATTTACTCCATTTTTTCTTAATATTGATGGTATACATATTGCATACATAAAGTATACAGATATATTATAACCAAAAACTATTAAACTAAAAGGGATATGCATTAAGTATGTATAAAGTATGTGTACTTATTTGAACAAACACTTCTTTAATTGCAcagtaattaaatattgttggtataaatattgtttacataaaatatacagaATACTGTAACCAGAAACTATAAAACTATAAAGCATATGATGGATATATATATAAGGTATAACAAACATTGTGAGCAGTAATTCTTAtattaattctaaaaatttaaaacattcaatggaagattataaattataataatgtcAAACTATTACATGTTTctctttgataattaaatttctaCAAATTTTATTGGTATTTATACCTTACGCATGTTACTGATTTTTTTTCTCTCGTGAGGCCTTATATCTTCTATTTTAGGCTTTCCTAAAGAAAGTTTCCCATAAGGTGGAAAAATAGTCTGAATTGTCTAATATAATGGATGATAACTACTATTGATTCCATTTCTGgtcattaagaaaaaattaaaacatagtaaATATGCAAAAAATATACATAAGGTATATAAAAACATTGAAAACAGAAATAAAAGAAACGAAACGCAAGATGTACCAATATACAACAAATATACAAAAAGTATACAATAACACTGtacacaaaatacaaaatagtaCCAATggagaattttaatatttaaaagaatacacaaaatatacaaGTATATAACAAAACTGTTAAAAGTAGAAAAAACACAAGATTGTACCTTCTGTTGTATGAATGTCAATTATGATCAATCAATCACAGATTATGCAATTATAGTATACTTAAAACATACCGaaagtatataaaatttgattagtataaacattataattatctaaaaaaatagttcaagtgacaaatcaataaatataacaaatatacattatacataaaacattcaaGAGGTATACCAAACAATtgtaatcattaaaaataaaaataatcaatacATATAATAAACTGAAAAACATACGAACAATACtctcaatataatattaaaattagataatttgAATATACTGTcgttttaatctttaaaatgcATTAACatagaaaaagaaataatatactaaaaaatatatgaGGGTATATATCAGAGTATAGTAAAAGTATAAACAAAGCATACAAAAAGTATACTagaaaaacaacaacaacagtAGCTGCAGAAAATAGCAGCAGCAGTAAGAAAAAAACCAGAAAACAACAGTAGCTGCTGAAAATTGCAGCAACAGTAAGAAAAAACAGAAACCAACAGTAGCTGTTAAAAATAGCAGCAGCAGTAAGAAAAAACAGAAACCAACAGcagcaatataaaaaaaaattaacagcaTAAACAAcatgaaagaaaaataacagCAATATCACAATAAAACTAAACAATTCTATAAATCTGAAATCGGTTGAAATCGATTTCTAGCTGAAATCGATTCAAATCGACTTCAATCGATGTTAACTGAAATCGTTTTCGATCAATCCTAGAAATTTAGTTGAAAATAGCAAAACCCACTAAATTCTCAAACTCATGAATAATACAAAAGACATAAATAAAAAAGCAAAATTTGCAGAGGCCaagagaagaaaatgaagatgaAATATGATGGGTAGGCAGAGATGAAGGATAAAAGATGGTGGTGAAGCATGAATCGTGATGGGTATGTTCTTCTTTTAGCTTTCGATAAGAGTCTATTTGGTAGCTTTTGTGAATTTGTGTTTTTAAAGAACACGTGTTGGGTGAGGAAGTTATGAGTAATCAAGTACTAAAAGAAGTTTAAGAAGAAAATAAAGTGTCGATCCCAAAAAAGTATGGACATCCGTATTAATGGTATTAATTACCCATATTtccatatttttcaatttttccctTAAAAGAAAGgcttaatggtgaaaaaaaaaattaaacttctaCAACTTAGCTTGTTGTAGTTTAatctaaatcttttaatttttgtaattttagccaaattgtatttttttcgttgcaataatagtcaaattagTGGCCAGCTTGTTATCTTCAATCAGGTTATTAGGCTATTATTGCAACggaaaaatgcaatttggctattattataaaaattaaaatatttggattaatttgtaaaaaaatcataaaaaattagATTGTTTTTATCGTTAGTTCTAAAAAAAGATACATGCTGGTTTCTCAATAACAgatataatttgtatatataacTTTTGTAATAGAACTTACAATGTAATTcgaacttttatatatatatatacaagtgctagttttttaatagttaattcgacattaatttttaacttataaaaataaagtatgttaataaataaaaataaaatcaaaaacaattaataaataaaagcaCCATAAAATGTagggattattttccaaatacctgttttTGCCAAAGTATTTACAGCATTTGGCCCATCTTTTCCTTATTTCCTAAACTAtctatttttctaacttatttaTAAATGTACCCACTATATATATAGAAgctttatctcattttaggttaaacttttacatagccACTATTTTTTCTCTCTATTGTCTCTCAaagttctctcttcttttcttttttttttcatttgattttcagtttgtctcctccgattacttttATCTTCATCGTTTCCTTTCGCTTTTCTGTTCGCGCTTCCGATCATCTGCTTTCGATGGATTTTTTGTCGTTttcggtcgtttttccgttcgtcttttccgttcgcgctagtccgttcgtctcttttgtccgcgctatggatttctcgactcgtttttagatttgtgtaactttttagattttttgtaatgatttaaacattttgtaaataaattattatagatctataattttttgttaataaaattgttctattattcatataattatttattttgtctttctcttattcatatatttgtttattgctactgattttgtaaagaacaaattgatttatggtgcatttgtagtgattttattatatatttatattttagtgtattttttgtgtatttatagtgtatttctggtgtttttcgggatatctatgtttttttggtgtatttgtgccttttttttaatatatttatggtgcatttacagtgtttatggtgtatttgcagtgtttatggtgtatttacagtaTTTTCATGGTATAGatcataaaaacactacaaaataccataaatacactatatatacactaattttacactataaaaacaccataaaatactatatatatcaCTATtgatacactataaaaaaataaaaaaaattcagggaaaaatctattaaaaaaataaattattaaaaactgaaaaatagggatgtgcaatcggtcggttcggtggaccgaaccgaaaaaaataaaaaataaaattgtaagccgaaaaaggtatttgtgaaattaaaaaaaagtatttttcgtaaataaaaaaagccagaaaagaaattcaaaatttgacaggtaaaagtgtaaataagttgtcaaaacatgtatttcagaaaattaccactaaaatatataagtactaatttta is part of the Mercurialis annua linkage group LG3, ddMerAnnu1.2, whole genome shotgun sequence genome and encodes:
- the LOC126672774 gene encoding F-box/WD-40 repeat-containing protein 1-like; protein product: MATKQIQMYQSITAVKKPKGIDDDKEKELNFVDDLLHDILINLPVKSLVRFRSVSKTWKSLISDNRFITDHLRIHQSNTMKNLCLLSRKNLVYNWVLTIDELEKHKKRVCDRLLLWNPYTADCKTISLLDPNNTFPAEVWEAFGFGYDSSTDGYKVVRVPSWAFYRSFYRAVSRNRSVYVMSLKSNLWRKLDIEFSYFVSERAQAISTSGSLYWFALIPRMADN
- the LOC126672775 gene encoding F-box/kelch-repeat protein At3g23880-like; protein product: MATTLVKKHKGIDDKEVYFGDDLLHTILLNLDVKSLVRFKCVSKPWNSLISSTRFIRDHSRIHQRNPAMNCYLLCKRNLICNWVQTMDELESKRNGTEPLLPPPAITMVHYGSIMKLSPQNGRAIKIDSSSSSKLMFDKLPSNWDPFQITCCCDGVMCITVCDRLLLWNLYMGDCKTLPLPDPDNTFPAKIWEAFGFGYDSSTDDYKVVRVPSCDDSQVCRNPSVYVMSLKSNLWRKLDIECPYAVPERGQAISTGGNLYWFARIPHMANKIVLIRFDLETEVFREFPMPPNLHVQEARFLKEATKLGILQGCISSSSLDASKNNFGIWMLQGEIWIKFMSFPISIHKGPNHIFSLRPLFTDNGALVMHAILFNNRHRRMDIWGDLLVIYHPKENIYTKFRFPGGPDPRPNEVYLNFPSLLSL